In Treponema denticola, one genomic interval encodes:
- a CDS encoding capsule assembly Wzi family protein — MKNKIFIILFIPFGLSVFSQAAVDLFDPFYDDLNIWENIGLINNIPSIRPYPLQEIKRILDIVMEKGDEGQRKKATEHQSRLLGRPFHFGGSTNYKFVTQNNKKQNQFFLSPIAELNYQISSFLTVSGYMDFSLFNKLDDETLLPMYKQSDKDIADDNGTHIGKFRILPMFNTSITIGTPEYYLTGGLSRSSYGPFHDNSIFISKDAFHSGQFIFTVNKEKWTYNQILLLLAATTDKNTGIFPNKFLASHSLDIRPVPWLTFSLIDTMIYGGRFEPIYLIPFSVFYLGQSIYGFPDNTVIGASFTVKPIKGLRFDSALYVDDIGLTQIIKFESALWRMSGQFGISYTMPKSHWFSFVDLGYTFVMPYMYTHVDHHSADMPNYQNYTHHGEPLGSNLPPNSDRIQLKVKFRPIHGLDINLSNAFIRHANTTESITDINILKDYLTKNYATDGSVFNHPTITGSDSTGATTWKDHAFLYSTPFLTQQTIQYVNQLGLEGVINLPILKSGGLMQFKLGYTFEANINPGVNNHIYNEKIPAANLATDAQVLNAANTQLKKWREQAVGKEFNHYFNIGVKISY, encoded by the coding sequence ATGAAAAATAAAATTTTTATTATACTATTTATCCCTTTCGGATTATCGGTTTTTTCTCAGGCTGCAGTAGATCTATTTGATCCATTTTATGATGATTTAAATATTTGGGAGAATATCGGTCTTATTAACAATATCCCCTCTATTCGCCCATATCCCTTACAAGAAATAAAAAGAATACTAGACATTGTTATGGAAAAAGGTGACGAAGGCCAGAGAAAAAAAGCAACTGAACATCAATCCCGTCTTTTGGGAAGACCTTTTCATTTTGGAGGTAGCACGAATTATAAATTTGTTACACAAAATAACAAAAAACAAAATCAATTTTTTCTATCACCAATTGCTGAATTGAATTACCAAATATCTAGTTTTTTGACTGTTTCAGGTTATATGGATTTCTCATTATTTAATAAATTAGATGATGAAACATTACTTCCTATGTATAAACAGTCAGATAAAGATATTGCCGATGATAACGGTACACATATAGGTAAATTTAGAATACTACCTATGTTTAACACTTCCATAACGATAGGAACTCCTGAATATTACCTTACTGGAGGTCTATCGAGATCTTCATATGGGCCTTTTCACGACAATAGTATTTTCATTTCAAAAGATGCATTTCATTCAGGTCAATTCATTTTTACTGTCAATAAAGAAAAATGGACATACAATCAGATTTTATTGTTATTGGCAGCAACTACTGATAAAAATACAGGTATTTTTCCTAATAAATTTCTTGCCTCTCATTCACTTGATATTAGACCAGTTCCATGGCTAACTTTTTCACTTATTGATACAATGATATATGGAGGAAGATTTGAACCTATCTATTTAATTCCGTTTTCAGTATTTTATTTAGGACAAAGCATTTACGGATTTCCAGACAACACGGTGATAGGAGCAAGTTTTACTGTTAAACCAATAAAAGGTTTGCGTTTTGATTCTGCACTATATGTTGATGATATTGGCCTGACACAAATCATTAAATTCGAGAGTGCGTTATGGCGCATGTCTGGACAATTCGGCATTTCATACACTATGCCGAAATCACATTGGTTTTCTTTTGTTGATTTAGGTTACACTTTCGTTATGCCGTATATGTATACACATGTTGATCATCATAGCGCTGATATGCCTAATTACCAGAATTATACTCATCACGGAGAACCTCTCGGCAGTAATTTACCGCCAAACTCTGACCGTATTCAGCTTAAAGTAAAATTTAGGCCTATACATGGTTTGGATATAAACCTTTCTAATGCTTTCATCCGCCATGCTAATACGACTGAAAGTATTACCGATATCAATATTTTAAAAGACTATCTTACAAAAAATTATGCAACAGACGGTTCCGTATTTAATCATCCTACGATAACGGGATCGGATTCTACCGGAGCAACTACATGGAAAGATCATGCTTTCCTTTACTCCACTCCCTTCCTAACCCAGCAGACAATTCAATATGTTAATCAGCTTGGATTAGAAGGAGTTATTAACCTCCCGATTTTAAAATCAGGCGGTTTAATGCAGTTTAAACTGGGTTATACATTTGAAGCAAATATAAATCCGGGAGTGAATAACCATATTTATAATGAAAAAATTCCTGCTGCAAATTTAGCCACTGATGCACAAGTACTTAATGCGGCCAATACGCAGTTAAAAAAATGGAGAGAACAAGCCGTCGGAAAAGAGTTTAATCATTACTTTAACATCGGTGTAAAAATCTCTTATTAA
- a CDS encoding glycosyltransferase, whose product MKQKIGFIYLKTGAGHIAGAKALSSKLTDLHPDEVECYLKDGFDKGAWFLKFFCEKGYLSSTNYFELGYVSFYQLCSLKPVLTFLKKIIVPYAVPNLVEFLRSNQITKLVCLHHTLIPICREAINRINPNIPLISIVMDPFTVHPVWFLEKNTEFIVFPKKAFQEGLNKHNIPASRLHQFPLLISEKFDVPYPQEQIISIKEKLGIPKNKKIVLIAGGGEGLKNAIKIVKAFIKKKSDSFLIVVCGKNKALKYSLEYLVQFSKFKNIKIFGFVAFMPDLINISDCIVTKGGPAMLMESLAVGKPVIVSTYIRGQELGNMLYITQNKLGWYIPKPNAIVEKIEEIFSDDKYLEEIQSRIKKMNIKNGLKDITSFIYNFGIY is encoded by the coding sequence ATGAAACAGAAAATCGGATTTATATATTTAAAAACAGGAGCAGGACACATAGCCGGTGCAAAGGCTCTGTCAAGCAAATTAACGGATTTACACCCCGATGAAGTTGAATGCTACCTCAAGGACGGCTTTGATAAGGGCGCATGGTTTTTAAAATTCTTTTGTGAAAAAGGATATTTATCTTCTACAAATTATTTTGAACTTGGCTATGTTTCATTTTATCAATTATGTTCTTTAAAACCGGTGCTGACATTTTTAAAAAAAATAATAGTTCCATATGCCGTTCCAAATTTAGTAGAATTTTTAAGATCAAACCAAATTACAAAACTTGTATGTTTACATCATACCCTTATTCCTATTTGCAGAGAAGCGATAAACAGGATAAATCCCAATATTCCGCTCATCAGTATAGTAATGGATCCTTTTACGGTTCATCCTGTATGGTTTTTGGAAAAAAACACCGAATTCATTGTTTTTCCAAAAAAAGCATTCCAAGAAGGCTTAAACAAACACAATATTCCTGCAAGTAGACTACATCAATTTCCATTACTTATTTCAGAAAAATTTGATGTTCCCTACCCGCAAGAACAAATAATTTCAATAAAAGAAAAATTGGGAATTCCGAAAAATAAAAAAATAGTATTAATAGCCGGAGGCGGAGAAGGATTAAAAAATGCAATAAAAATAGTTAAAGCTTTTATCAAAAAAAAGTCCGACAGCTTTTTAATTGTTGTATGCGGAAAAAATAAAGCTCTTAAATACAGCCTCGAATATTTGGTTCAATTTTCAAAATTTAAAAATATTAAAATATTCGGTTTTGTTGCATTTATGCCGGATTTGATAAATATATCAGATTGCATCGTTACAAAAGGAGGGCCTGCGATGCTAATGGAATCTCTGGCTGTAGGGAAACCTGTTATAGTTTCTACATATATAAGAGGTCAAGAACTTGGAAATATGCTGTATATTACGCAGAATAAGCTTGGATGGTATATACCAAAACCTAATGCCATTGTAGAAAAAATAGAGGAAATATTTTCTGACGATAAATACCTTGAAGAAATACAAAGCCGAATAAAAAAGATGAATATAAAAAACGGTCTAAAAGACATAACAAGCTTTATATATAATTTTGGCATCTATTGA
- a CDS encoding glycosyltransferase encodes MKQKIGFIYLKTGAGHIAGAKALSSKLTDLYPDEVECCLKDGFDKGAWFLKFFFEKGLSVSTNYFELGFVAFYQLYTLKPMLAFLKKIIAPYAVPNLVEFLRSNQITKLVCLHHTLIPICREAINRVNPNILLISIVTDPFTVHPIWFLEKNTEFIVFPKKALQEGLSKHNVPASRLHQFPLLLSEKFDTPYPQEQIISIKEKLEIPKDKKIVLIVGGGEGLKNALSIVKAFIKKKSGSFLIVVCGKNRALRHSLEYLIQFSNFKNIKIFGFVSFIPDLMNIADCVITKCGASTPMEALSLRKPVIISTYIRGQELGNMLYIKQNKLGWYIPKPNAIVEKIEEIFSDDKYLEEIRGHIKKMNIRNGLNDIADFIWNL; translated from the coding sequence ATGAAACAGAAAATCGGATTTATATATTTAAAAACAGGAGCAGGACACATAGCCGGTGCAAAAGCTTTATCAAGCAAATTAACGGATTTATACCCCGATGAAGTTGAATGCTGCCTCAAGGACGGCTTTGATAAGGGCGCATGGTTTTTAAAATTCTTTTTTGAAAAAGGACTTTCAGTTTCTACAAATTATTTTGAGTTAGGATTTGTTGCATTTTATCAATTATATACTTTAAAACCAATGCTGGCGTTTTTAAAAAAAATAATAGCTCCATATGCCGTCCCAAATCTAGTAGAATTTTTAAGATCAAACCAAATTACAAAACTTGTATGTTTACATCATACCCTTATTCCTATTTGCAGAGAAGCGATAAACAGGGTAAATCCAAATATTCTTCTCATCAGTATAGTAACAGATCCTTTTACGGTTCATCCTATATGGTTTTTGGAAAAAAACACCGAATTCATTGTTTTTCCAAAAAAAGCACTCCAAGAAGGCTTAAGCAAACACAATGTTCCTGCAAGTCGACTGCATCAATTTCCTTTGCTTCTTTCGGAAAAGTTTGATACCCCATACCCGCAAGAACAAATAATTTCAATAAAAGAAAAACTGGAGATTCCGAAAGATAAAAAAATAGTATTAATAGTCGGAGGCGGAGAAGGATTAAAAAATGCACTGTCAATAGTTAAAGCTTTTATCAAAAAAAAATCCGGCAGCTTTTTAATTGTTGTATGCGGAAAAAATCGGGCTCTTAGACACAGCCTTGAATATTTAATTCAATTTTCAAATTTTAAAAATATTAAAATATTCGGTTTTGTTTCATTTATCCCTGATCTAATGAATATTGCAGACTGTGTTATAACAAAATGTGGAGCCTCCACCCCTATGGAAGCTCTTTCCCTGAGAAAGCCTGTTATAATTTCTACATATATAAGAGGTCAAGAACTTGGAAATATGTTGTATATTAAACAAAATAAGCTTGGATGGTATATACCAAAACCTAATGCCATTGTAGAAAAAATAGAGGAAATATTTTCTGACGATAAATACCTTGAAGAAATACGCGGACATATAAAAAAAATGAATATAAGAAACGGTCTAAATGATATAGCAGATTTTATATGGAATCTTTAA
- the tpiA gene encoding triose-phosphate isomerase, with the protein MKKFYIAANWKMNMNRAEAKALAEEMKAGLKDGKNKYMIAPSFTLLQDVASVLKGSNILLGAQNMGLEEKGAHTGEVSVLQLLDVGVQTVILGHSERRHIYKETDDLINKKVKLALKHGLEVILCVGELLEEREAGHAEAVCERQIKKGLAEVPAKDLDKVTIAYEPVWAIGTGKNASPEDADAIHASIRKTLAGIYGEKAAKDMIIQYGGSMKPENAAGLLKKPNIDGGLIGGAGLKTETFLPIALFS; encoded by the coding sequence GTGAAAAAGTTTTACATTGCGGCAAATTGGAAGATGAATATGAATAGGGCTGAGGCTAAAGCTCTTGCAGAAGAAATGAAGGCCGGTCTAAAGGACGGAAAAAATAAGTACATGATAGCTCCTTCATTTACCCTTTTACAGGATGTTGCATCCGTGCTTAAAGGTTCCAATATTTTACTGGGTGCTCAAAATATGGGCTTGGAAGAAAAAGGTGCTCATACAGGGGAGGTCTCTGTTCTTCAACTTTTAGATGTAGGCGTTCAAACTGTCATCTTGGGACATTCCGAAAGAAGGCATATATACAAGGAAACCGATGATCTTATCAATAAAAAGGTAAAGCTTGCTTTAAAACACGGGTTGGAGGTTATTCTCTGTGTAGGAGAGCTTTTGGAAGAACGCGAGGCCGGTCATGCCGAAGCCGTATGCGAAAGACAGATTAAAAAGGGCCTTGCAGAGGTTCCTGCAAAAGATTTGGATAAGGTAACGATTGCTTATGAGCCGGTTTGGGCAATAGGTACAGGAAAAAATGCAAGTCCTGAAGATGCGGATGCGATCCATGCTTCAATAAGGAAGACATTAGCAGGAATTTACGGTGAAAAGGCTGCTAAAGATATGATAATCCAGTATGGAGGCTCCATGAAGCCTGAAAATGCTGCCGGCCTTTTAAAAAAGCCCAATATTGACGGAGGCTTGATAGGAGGCGCCGGCCTTAAAACGGAGACTTTTTTACCGATAGCCTTATTTTCATAA
- the secG gene encoding preprotein translocase subunit SecG, giving the protein MGGLGIALLILFVIICAIIIFLVLLQNEEGDSLGGLFSGGSNSAFGSKSSNVLTRATYVVVALFFVTTFLLALITKTPSDSGLSEEAMKKQTETSTEWWKTDSTDTAGGEDKKDGE; this is encoded by the coding sequence ATGGGTGGTTTAGGTATTGCTTTGTTGATACTTTTTGTCATAATTTGTGCGATTATCATCTTTTTGGTTTTATTGCAAAATGAAGAAGGCGACAGCTTAGGCGGCCTTTTTTCGGGCGGAAGCAACTCGGCTTTCGGATCAAAATCAAGTAATGTATTAACAAGGGCTACGTATGTCGTTGTTGCCTTATTTTTTGTAACAACCTTTTTATTGGCTCTGATTACAAAAACCCCATCGGATTCAGGTTTATCCGAAGAGGCAATGAAAAAACAAACCGAAACTTCAACCGAATGGTGGAAAACCGATAGTACGGATACTGCCGGCGGGGAAGACAAAAAAGACGGTGAGTAA
- a CDS encoding PhoH family protein: protein MEDAYTIVLKDDQVLSALCGANDRNLTFLEHYLGVPVVCRGNEVSVLSADDEVCKKFQHVVDRALNSSEIKSKNSSEYIESLISTINASDETDFASGCIHIPRGIRSVYPQNTHQLEFIRSIRTNDISFGLGAAGTGKTYLAVACALQMLMSRQVRKIVLTRPVVEAGESLGFLPGDLVQKITPYLRPLYDSIEILMPFELIRQMEESNMIEVAPLAYMRGRTLHNAVVILDEAQNTTREQMKMFLTRMGEGSKLVVTGDPSQSDISSAKNSGLVHAANLLSKIRGIGIVRFSPEDVVRHSLVQKIITAYDKE, encoded by the coding sequence TTGGAAGACGCGTATACTATTGTATTAAAAGATGACCAAGTTCTTTCCGCTCTTTGCGGTGCTAATGATAGGAATCTGACTTTTCTTGAGCATTATCTCGGTGTTCCTGTAGTTTGCAGGGGTAATGAGGTGAGTGTTCTAAGCGCTGATGATGAGGTTTGTAAAAAATTTCAGCATGTAGTCGACAGGGCTTTAAATTCTTCTGAAATCAAATCGAAGAATTCATCGGAATATATAGAGTCTCTTATTTCTACTATAAATGCTTCGGATGAAACCGATTTCGCCTCAGGGTGTATCCATATTCCCAGGGGAATTCGCTCCGTATATCCTCAAAATACCCACCAGTTGGAATTTATCCGATCTATTAGGACAAATGATATAAGTTTCGGCCTTGGAGCGGCAGGTACGGGAAAAACCTATCTGGCCGTAGCTTGTGCCTTGCAAATGCTGATGTCGCGGCAGGTACGCAAGATTGTTTTAACAAGACCCGTAGTAGAAGCCGGAGAAAGTTTAGGTTTTTTACCCGGCGACCTTGTACAAAAGATAACGCCTTATTTACGGCCTCTTTATGATTCTATAGAAATTTTAATGCCTTTTGAGCTGATACGCCAGATGGAGGAATCTAATATGATAGAAGTTGCTCCTTTGGCCTATATGAGGGGCAGGACTCTTCATAATGCCGTTGTAATATTGGATGAAGCTCAAAATACTACCAGGGAGCAAATGAAAATGTTTTTGACAAGAATGGGGGAGGGTTCAAAGCTGGTTGTTACCGGAGATCCAAGCCAATCCGATATAAGTTCGGCAAAGAATTCCGGGCTTGTTCATGCGGCAAATCTTCTATCAAAAATTCGAGGAATCGGTATTGTACGGTTTTCTCCTGAAGATGTTGTCCGTCATTCTCTTGTTCAAAAAATAATTACAGCCTATGACAAAGAATAA
- a CDS encoding HD family phosphohydrolase codes for MTKNKKETKLKELWLSTSLIFKRNKTLVISVLVSFIVLSVLIYINFYENSGFSKLSISDFEVGMVADRDVIANRNIEVIDDKATEIRKTAAKHSVRAVFYKDNSISEKIIREYSEFASYIISVKDSAKNFTAFKFLVMEKYPVLFAEYDLEIIYNSKDFDEINSLALNILKQLLDVGIIELPLTGLEYLNDAEITLGTNQSQKLSYKNILLADLVMIDNIKPQIKNLLADVKKSNIETNILTLMSPFVQANILFDAEETEKRVDEALKKVQPVKINIGKNQKILKRGFIITEDAYTRLSAYAGEGRYIDFSQLAAAIVFLTLSLGVSLFLFSKKIIGQSLDCKFNLLILASFDIVYVLILFLSGLPIFSYPLDIIPILPVTFFTMLIASLVSPKIAVSTVFVLSLAIFGADGFKIQPAFFAFLSGLAGAGLVNITGRRMDLIKTASSLILVQPLISLCMLLIYPDSAGDKSILLLGSAANGFISGILVLGFLPILETLMNVPTNFRLRELSDLNSPIMKKMLITVAGTYNHSMMVASLAESACREIGANSILARVGAYYHDIGKMEQGEYFVENQTNYNKHMDINPRLSATVIRSHVKIGIEKAKQLHLPQAVIDIIAEHHGNSCISYFYAKAKELDPNVDIEDFCYPGIPPRSKESAVVMLADIVEAACRTLEKPSVPRLEKFIDELVSGKIKSGQLDNSELTFKEVSIIKAAFVKILAGYYHSRIEYPNQKNIDDDEGAKPQKENNNV; via the coding sequence ATGACAAAGAATAAAAAAGAAACTAAATTAAAAGAACTATGGTTATCTACATCTCTTATTTTTAAACGGAATAAAACTCTCGTCATTTCGGTTTTAGTCAGTTTTATTGTTTTATCGGTATTGATTTACATTAATTTTTATGAAAATTCAGGTTTTTCCAAATTAAGTATTTCGGATTTTGAAGTAGGAATGGTAGCCGACAGGGATGTGATAGCAAACCGGAATATTGAGGTTATAGATGATAAGGCAACCGAAATACGAAAAACGGCAGCCAAGCATTCGGTGCGGGCTGTATTTTACAAGGATAATTCTATTTCAGAAAAGATTATAAGAGAATATTCGGAATTTGCAAGTTATATAATAAGCGTAAAGGATTCTGCAAAAAATTTTACGGCTTTTAAATTTTTGGTTATGGAAAAGTACCCTGTATTGTTTGCAGAATATGATTTAGAAATCATTTATAATTCAAAAGATTTTGATGAGATAAATTCACTTGCATTGAATATATTAAAGCAGCTTTTAGATGTGGGTATTATAGAGCTTCCTCTTACAGGCCTTGAATACCTAAATGATGCTGAAATAACTTTGGGGACAAATCAAAGCCAAAAGCTGTCATATAAAAATATATTACTTGCCGATCTGGTTATGATTGATAATATTAAACCTCAAATTAAAAATTTACTTGCCGATGTAAAAAAGTCGAATATTGAAACGAATATTTTAACTCTTATGTCTCCATTTGTGCAAGCTAATATTTTATTTGATGCCGAGGAAACTGAAAAAAGAGTGGATGAAGCCTTAAAAAAGGTTCAGCCGGTAAAAATAAATATAGGTAAAAACCAAAAAATTTTAAAACGCGGTTTTATAATTACCGAGGATGCCTATACAAGGCTCTCAGCTTATGCAGGCGAAGGGAGATATATAGATTTTAGTCAACTTGCCGCAGCTATAGTTTTTTTAACTTTATCTTTGGGGGTCAGTCTTTTTTTATTTTCAAAAAAAATTATCGGACAATCTTTGGACTGTAAGTTTAATTTGCTTATTTTAGCTTCTTTTGATATAGTCTATGTATTGATATTATTTTTGTCAGGGCTTCCGATATTTTCATATCCATTGGATATTATTCCAATATTGCCGGTAACTTTCTTTACTATGCTCATAGCCTCCTTAGTATCCCCCAAAATTGCAGTTTCTACGGTTTTTGTGCTTAGTTTGGCTATTTTTGGAGCTGATGGGTTTAAAATTCAGCCTGCGTTTTTTGCCTTTCTTTCAGGCTTAGCGGGTGCAGGATTGGTTAATATTACGGGAAGAAGGATGGACCTTATAAAAACCGCTTCAAGTTTAATATTGGTTCAGCCTTTAATTTCTCTTTGTATGCTTTTGATTTATCCGGATTCGGCAGGAGATAAATCAATTCTTTTGCTAGGCTCGGCGGCAAACGGTTTTATAAGCGGAATTCTTGTTTTAGGTTTTTTGCCTATTTTAGAAACATTGATGAATGTGCCGACTAATTTTAGATTGAGGGAATTATCCGACCTTAATTCTCCTATTATGAAAAAAATGCTTATAACCGTTGCGGGAACCTATAACCATTCGATGATGGTTGCTTCCTTGGCTGAAAGTGCTTGCCGTGAAATAGGGGCTAACTCAATTTTGGCCCGTGTAGGAGCTTATTATCACGATATAGGAAAAATGGAGCAGGGCGAATATTTTGTAGAAAACCAAACAAATTATAATAAACACATGGACATAAATCCCCGCCTTTCAGCTACGGTAATAAGAAGCCATGTGAAAATAGGTATTGAAAAAGCAAAACAATTACACTTGCCTCAGGCTGTGATAGATATAATAGCCGAACATCATGGGAACAGCTGCATATCCTATTTTTATGCAAAAGCAAAAGAACTTGATCCGAATGTGGATATAGAAGATTTTTGTTATCCCGGAATACCTCCGCGCTCAAAGGAATCGGCTGTTGTAATGCTGGCTGATATAGTTGAAGCTGCCTGCCGTACTCTCGAAAAACCTTCGGTTCCCCGTTTGGAAAAATTTATAGATGAACTTGTTTCGGGGAAGATAAAGTCAGGCCAGCTTGATAACTCTGAACTTACTTTTAAAGAAGTAAGTATAATAAAAGCCGCCTTTGTAAAAATTTTAGCAGGATATTATCATTCTAGAATTGAATATCCTAATCAAAAAAATATAGATGATGATGAAGGGGCAAAGCCTCAAAAGGAAAATAATAATGTCTAA
- the ybeY gene encoding rRNA maturation RNase YbeY: MSNSISVSFSDEPPGSIDPAQVENFVSEVLKDLKHKNWDVSLFFCGDDFIQSLNKRYRDIDSPTDVLSFEQGDEYFDETDEKRFMAGDIVISIDSLLFNAKEFNVEINDELKRLIVHGVLHLSGMDHSDNSPEQKMLKFQEELLSKYKNTVIYRG, encoded by the coding sequence ATGTCTAATTCTATTAGTGTATCATTTAGTGATGAACCTCCCGGGTCTATTGACCCGGCACAGGTTGAAAATTTTGTATCAGAGGTTTTAAAAGACCTAAAACACAAAAACTGGGATGTCTCTTTGTTTTTTTGCGGCGATGATTTTATTCAAAGCCTAAATAAACGGTATCGTGATATTGATTCTCCGACAGATGTGCTTTCTTTTGAACAAGGAGATGAGTATTTTGATGAGACGGATGAAAAACGTTTTATGGCAGGAGATATAGTCATAAGTATTGACAGCCTCCTCTTTAATGCAAAAGAATTTAATGTAGAAATCAATGATGAGTTAAAAAGACTCATCGTCCATGGCGTCTTGCATTTGAGCGGAATGGATCATTCCGATAATTCTCCTGAGCAGAAAATGCTGAAATTTCAAGAAGAATTGCTTTCAAAATATAAAAATACGGTTATTTATCGAGGATAG
- a CDS encoding hemolysin family protein, translating into MSIIDLFKKKQNVNNILKEGLNDEKRDMIRGVVDLSDTAVKEVMIPRIDVDFLALDTPNDEILDRISESGHSRFPVYDESIDNVIGILYVKDIIKNLTKNQKIELDKIVRRAFFVPESKRIDALLAEFKRRHIHIAVAVDEYGGVSGIVCMEDIIEEIVGDIQDEFDNEGEDITEIASGVWLCDARVDLDDLAETIKTDDLPVDEFETLGGFVFDLFGKIPAKYEKIEWKDFDFIVQDMDGHKVKTVKIVKNKNSFEN; encoded by the coding sequence ATGAGTATTATAGATTTATTTAAAAAGAAGCAAAATGTAAACAATATTTTAAAAGAAGGCTTAAATGACGAAAAGCGGGATATGATAAGAGGTGTTGTAGACTTATCCGATACGGCAGTTAAAGAAGTTATGATTCCGCGTATTGATGTAGATTTTTTAGCTCTTGACACGCCTAACGATGAAATCTTGGATAGGATATCTGAAAGCGGCCACTCCCGATTTCCGGTTTATGATGAATCTATCGACAATGTTATCGGGATTCTATATGTAAAAGATATCATTAAAAATTTAACAAAGAACCAAAAAATTGAACTTGACAAAATTGTACGGCGTGCATTTTTCGTTCCCGAATCCAAACGCATCGATGCTCTTTTAGCTGAATTTAAAAGGAGGCATATTCATATAGCTGTTGCAGTTGATGAATATGGGGGTGTTTCAGGTATTGTTTGTATGGAAGACATTATTGAAGAAATTGTAGGCGATATACAGGATGAATTTGACAATGAGGGTGAGGATATTACCGAAATAGCCTCGGGTGTCTGGCTTTGCGATGCCCGTGTCGATTTGGATGACCTAGCCGAAACTATTAAAACAGATGACCTCCCCGTAGACGAGTTTGAAACATTGGGCGGATTTGTATTTGATTTGTTCGGAAAAATACCTGCAAAATACGAAAAGATTGAATGGAAAGATTTTGATTTTATCGTACAGGATATGGACGGACACAAGGTTAAGACTGTTAAGATTGTTAAAAATAAAAACTCTTTTGAGAACTAG